The genomic segment GtaaagacttaacaaaagatatttatagtaaaacatggaaaGTCTTAAAACATTCAACGATAAGATagagagtcggtttgggaatcttcTGAACCGTGTGAGACAGTGCGTCTGTctttcttcctgacatgtgcgatcgagtcggTGCGCGTCGAGTGGAGTGGCGTCGtctcgagctgggtcgagtggagtggCGTCGtctcgagctgggtcgagtggagtggCGTCGTGGAGTGGCGTCtctcgagctgggtcgagtggagtggCGTCGTCTCGAGCTGCATGTTGGTGCTTCTTCCCGGGAGCGCGTCCAAGTCGCATGTCTGGCGTGGTCGGTCAAGTCTCATGTCGTCAGTTCTGGGAGTGGTGCTAAAGCTTCATTCGGCTCCAATAGTCTGaacatctcctaaacacctgaaatactccagaatgcacaatgtatgcaaatATGATGCAAGAACTAGCTAAACATACAAAGTGTATaaaaaaagactagaaaatgaacaaaacattgaattatcctagctaaatgcatgacaaatatatgctaaggagagacaaaatatagacatatcagttGCACAATTTCCATGATTAGTTACAATGGAGTGAAATGACCAATTCTTTGACCAGCTATAAACACATTGAGCAAATCATCATGAAAAAGATTTCTCAAAACCAAACATGTAACTtaattaaaaggtttttttttaaactcatataaaAAAGCATGGCAAGTTTAAATTACGAAACAACTGGAAAACATTGTCCAGGGGAttaataaaacagagaagagagagcggaaatatatatatatatatatatatatatatatatatatatatatatatatatatatatatatatatatatatatatatatatatatatatatatatatatatatatatatatatatatatatatatatatatatatatatatatatatatatatatatatatatatatatatatatatatatatatatatatatatatatatatatatatatatatatatatatatatatatatatatatatatatatatatatatatatatatatatatatatatatatatatatatatatatatatatatatatatatatatatatatatatatatatatatatatatatatatatatatatatatatatatatattgacaaacaagagagaggaaatataatatatttggtaGACATAGGTGGGGATTTTAGTTTTGCACTTTGAAATTGGTCGGAGCTGCTTAGCTATGGCGAGCCAGGTGCGCGCAAGACCATTCCAACCTATATGAGCAAGAAACAATGCACCATCACCATTCATCCAAATAGCTACGGCTATCTAAATAATTCATGATACACATGAGAGAGAGAACATTCAAAAGAAATGGACACCGTTACCTATCTTATGGTGATGGCGACTGAGGCATGGAGGTAGAGGTGGTAGCTATATCAGACGACAGCTTCTCCTATTAAAAGATCACATATATACAAGTTGGGTTGTAAGAGACTATTGATGACGACAGATCTTTTTCCAATTGCAAAGgcttatatatatgaaaagaaggAAAATTATATAACCTGCTGAATATCAAATATATCAGAGCCACGAGTGGTATGATACTGATCAGATCCCTCCTTCAAGTCAAGTTTTTCCATACGGGTAGAACAAGCTTCCAGCGACTCTGAGAGGCCAACCTGCATATATAAGAGCAACAACAACCATTACCATCGACAATAAAAGCTATCATCTATGCAAACACATTAGAGAgatgataaaaaagaaaatgaatgtaTACGTTGATGTCGACGGACTCATGGCAGTGgtagtctttttctttctaggatAACAAGTCAGAGTCAACTTCGGCTCTGGCtgttataaatcatataaaaatgttCTAGTTAAGACACAAATCAATCAatagtttaaataaaataaaataaaaaactcctAGCGATGACAGAAACTAAATAGATTCTCAATTCCGATTCGCAAAGGTATACTATACGTATATGAGAAGGAAGAAGTCAATCACCTTCTTCAGCATAGACTGAAGCCAGTCCTGATCGAGAGAATCCATCCAGTCCTGTTTCAAACCGGCGTCCTTCAATCGGCGTAAGATGGAAGCAATAGACCTAACGggccttctctttctctttctcttaatCTTCCCATGGCGACATCCTCCTGCCATACTACCGTTCTTCTGCGGATATGCTGTGCCTCCTCTAAGAGAGCTCTCTTTTTTGGGTGGGGTGGTTTGCTGGAAACCCTAGCTATGTATATAACAAGTAATTTGGGCCTAAATCaatgttaatatattttgtaaaaagtCTCCaccataaattaaaaactaaaaaaaaatcaaaaaacaaaatccaaaaaactagaaaattagaaatcaatcacaaataaaatctacaaaaaaattcaTGGCTTTAGTATCAAGTCTGTTTTAGCTGTCTACTTTATTGGcacaatcttattatataaagttgggtttgaaagttagccattaacaagattttgacatgtgtcaagttatcaatctcagattttgacatgtgtaaaaattaatatttaataaaagaaatttgattacaacaaaaataaaatattttgttttaaaaaatattaataatataaaaagataattatcaaaacttacagaatttataaaaaataaaatttttttcaataattataaaattcgaaattatgatattatttacttatttttaatatttaagttattaattctaggaaaaaatatagaaaaagggattaaagaaaatatacagttaattattaattctaaattttgtaaatactcacttctataaaACATAGAtcatcttatatttaaataatttgttcaaaaacattgctttcaattttgtttaattgggaaattttttttaaaatggaaaggtaaatttttcttatgtttttaaaccaaattttctcatactttctccttttccagttgggaataggtaagaatAATATGGTGacctaaaaaaagattaatatatgcatattcttttcctaatactgtatttttaaaaattattttagtatttttagattattttatttaatttatattttttgaggaaaaaaaaattttaatttatattttcataattgaattatttgagatataTTAccatacttataattttttattgtttctttaattatgccaaattaattttcttctaatttctcaaccttgattggttggtcataaacccttctttttttcttcaaacataattgttaccattattttCACTCAATCCCAAatggagataacgagtagaagttCTTCAAtctaatggatggataaaataagttaatcaaacacaagcttacaacaaacatagatagatagattgaaaaaacataaatcgttgttgatagatccataggatcTCAATGACTCTGATACCCTGGTTTGCGTAAAAGTTTATAAGAATTTATATgaccacatatgtcaccaaaatgcacttatttttctgGTCAAGGGTCTtcagagaacttcatgatgggtgaccttcctggaagtgattgtcggaactatgcgagtgaggacaaaacacaagaaaatatcatttgttgatttgtagggtcggtaaacaagtttttaaaacctCTCAAACATAACAAACTTGCCAtcaaatatgggtgggtccaaATGCcgagaatagatgtagggcccacttaggaaggtggaccatggactgagagtggacatgggctcactaagcaaggtggcggtttaggcgttacagagacagagactaCATCATAGTGTGTCAAAGGCATTTCCACGAATACATTTGGAAATTTAACAGTAGTTACTATCAAAACAtattgtgacgttagaaaaaggtttttactttcaatgGTTGTCGGaccaagccattttgagatagcaaaaagacgtgaacattttctctccacacaggaggagggcagagccgaggttgtctctatggtggagaagattggacacaaggttatctccctaagagagggaggtggaggaggttggatgcaaggttatctcccaaaggaggaaggcggagccaaggttctctccatggtggagcaGGTTGGATGcaatgttctctccataagggatgagggcggagccgagatTTTCTCCAtggcggtcatacattattgtgatgatacatcattgattactatattatgtaatatataaacacattaatccaactattttactttcacttctgcatagttactatcacgaatacattagaaaaatgtttttactttcattggttgtcggagcaagccattttaagatagcaaaaagacgtgaacatgttctctccacatagAAGGATGACACAGccaggttctctctatggtggagaaggttgggcacaaggttatctccccaagagaggaaggcagagccaaggttctctccatggtggaggaggttgcaCGCAAGGGATGAGAGATGAGAGTGGAGctgaggttttctccatggtggtaatacatattttgatgatatatcattgattagtatattatgtaatatattttttattcaaaatgttttttgagccaacaattttaataattaaaaaactatgcagaaataaaagtaaaatagttggcttaatgtattcatatagacattttatagatggtgataaaaaatatatttgtaacacagagtatatttaggtgtaaaaaaaatacaattttaatagtgacgtacataaaagatttgtaaataaatataataaatcagtgtattataacaaaaataaaatttataaataactaataacaaattttaatatatatttttttaatttaatttaatttataaaacttgaaATCCGCACATCGGGCGAGTCCTCATCTAGTCTGCTATAAACAACAATTCATAAAAAAGCTTAACCAAAACATATACATCGAATTCAGAAAAAAATTCCTggacattaattaattttcatcattcatttttatttcgtttttcGATTCATTGACGTAAGATCAATTCAGCTACCATATCTCTCGTCTTTCGgtagagaagaaaaatatatacaccaCAAATAGTGTTATTAGAGATATAGTGCAAGTGACGTTAACAAGTCATAGAAACTCGCCGACACAAGCAATAACAACGTGCTACCTAGAGGCTTACACATTAACGGGTTTGGTGTTGGACGGAatttaggaaaaagaaaatactgAATTGCCATAAAACTTTAAAGGAAAACTTAAGACTAAACTTGTTTTGCTTATGCGGACTTCCTACGTTGGTAAGTGATACCAAATCTGGTATCAGGCGACTGAGGCATGGAGGTTGAGGTGGTAGCAATATCGTCAGACGACAACTTCTCCTGTTAAATGAACACATATGTTGGGTGTAAGAGCCTATAGATGACATATATTTTCCAATTGCCAAGggttatatatatgtgaaaagaaagtaaattatatatatatacctgagtATCAAATTTATCAGAGTGAAGAGTGGTCTGATAATCTTTGTATTTCTTGCGCAACTCTTTAATTTGTTCTTTTGCCTTGGATAGCTCAGCTTTGGTTTCGAGATACTTTTCTTTGTAGGAACTTTGTATTCCTGTTTTCTGACTTTGCATTTcctacaaatataaataaacttacATTTATTCTAAGTATTCGCATtagaaattatattatattataaatcatTTGCAaagggttatatatatatatatgaaaagaaggTAAATTTATATACCTGAGTATCAAATTGATCAGAGTCAGGCGTGGTCTGATCCTGATCATCAGATCCCTTCAAGTCGTCGTCAAGTTTTTCCATACGGGTAGAAGAACAAGCTCGCAGCGACTGTGAGGCCaacctgcatatatatatatataagagcaACATTTAACAACCATTACCATCGACAATAAAAGCTATCTAGCTATACaaacacattaattaaaaatgaatatatacgTTGATGTCCGCTGAAGCTTGGCAGTGTTAGCCTTGTCCTCTCTAGGATATATACGAGTCAACTTCGGCTCTGGCTGTtatcaatcaattatataaagatgTTCTCTAGTTAAGAAACTAATCaatcaataattataaataaataaataaaaaagcccCTAGCGATAACAGAAAATTAATTCTCAATTCCGGATTTGCAAATATGTatatgagaagaaagaagccaATCACCGTTTTCAGCACAGACTGAAGCCAGTCCTGATTGAGAGAATCCAACCACCCCTTACAAATACCGTGACGCACACATGTGCGAACTCGAGCAGCCTTAGACGGCCGGTATcgctttcttttctctctcgcaAACGGATCCTTCCGAATTCTTCTCATACTACCGTTCTTCTGCGGATATGCTGTGCCTCCTCTAAAActcgtttcttttttcttttgggtggGGGGTGTTATGCTGAAAACCCTAGCTTGGTATATATATGCAAGTTATTTGGGCCTAAATCGACGTTTATAATCTTCGTACATTCTCAAGCCATAGATACTCTTTACTAATTTTTCAGATTGGTTACCTCAACGGGTCTCTTTATTCTCGCTCGCTCAAACGGTTTGATCACAAGAGACTGAAGTAGTCACAAGAGACTAAACTTATCTCGGCCTGTTAGGCTGTTATTGTTATCAAATGTCATACTAATGATTTTCATTACAAGGGCACGTTGTTTAAATTAATCAATCACTAGTcgagaaaattttataaattctttaacccaaaattcaaaaacctTGTCCAAAAAGTTAGCGTTGTAAGCCACGTGAACCAAAAGCAGAGGATTCAAAATGATTACAAAACTCAAACTTAGATTAAAAAACACTACAGATTCTAAAAGAGACCGAGACACAGAGCAAAATCTGAGGAACTGGTGGGATAAACGCAAAGTAAAACAAACTTCTAAGCAGCAGTAGCGGCCTTTGTCTTCTTAGGCATACGGTAGCCACCAACCACACAGGCGTGGTCACGCTCGAATGGCTCAAGGGTCACTTGCTCTGCTGGCCTGAATTGCTCCGCTTGCAACTTCTTCACTTCGGTCTGGAACACAGCTTCGGCTGGAACAGTTGAGTCGATACAGTTTGCCTGCAAAACAATGAGAGGGCATACATTATTACTAATCTTTCCCTGTTAAGATATCATGGATTGAATATGTTTGGATTGCTACCGACCTTGATTGAGATAACAAAGTGACCTCCTGTTTTGAGGAAGTATGTTGCATTCAAAGCCACAATCCTAGCCTGCACGGTTCATAGGGAACAGAAAACttcataaacaaacaatatactAGATACAACTCCCAAGCTAAAAATGACATTAGACAGCTCAGGACAACTAGGTTATAcatcaaaaaaaccaaaaccgagaAATAAAgactgattttaaaatttaagatggTACTTGATTAGAAAAAAGAGATTGTAGAAAATAAATTCCATAGTAGGTTAAGGCTTTTTACTTTGGTTACTaagtcaaaaaccaaaaaaaacgaaacaagaTATTCTTAAGCATCAGAAACTTGGAGTTTGCATCACCCATAATGATCTGAAGGGGAATCCAAGTAAGATCATCATATGCCATTATCAAAACACCATTTCAAAGCAAAGGGCAAACATATAATGCTATTTGGTAAAGCTAGACATTCATTGTAAGATATACAAAAGAACCAAACCTGATCTGGTTGAGCAACATCAGAGAAGATAACATCAACCATGCCTACAAGCATCCTGTACTTAGCAGGGTGTCTAGCATCCTCAATGATTGGAATAACATTGGTTCTCTTCTTTGCCATGTTCACCAAATCTCTTCCACTTCTGTGTGAAAACTCAACAGCGTACACACATCCCTCCTACCAGATCACAAATCCAATACATAAGAAACTCTAATACACCTCTAAATTCTGGTCATCTACTAGATAAAAGTTGAGTTTTTGCTTACAGGGCCAACAAGATCAGAGACATGAGAGACTGTGGTACCAGAAGCAGCACCAAGGTATAGAACTTTAGCACCAGGTTTCTACATTGAAACggaaaaaacaaacatcaatatATGAATCAAGTCTCACAAACAGAAGCATCAATAAGATTCACTTACAATCCAGATGTTATCAACACCACCGAGAATAGCAGCAGCCAACTTAGAACGGAAAGGGTTCCAAACTCTGTATTCAACCTTAGTTCCATCTTCATTCTGAAGATTCAATCACACAAAAATCATTAAGAACAAACTCATCCAAGAAGGGCAAACACAAAGCATCAATCAATCAACCAAATCCTATACCTGAACAGAGATTCTCTTCTCGTTGTAGACAGCTTCACCAGGGACCAAGTTCTTGGTGACAAGAGCATCTTCTTTACCCTTTGCAATAAACACTCCTGCGTGTCTGTGAGGTTCTACAATGACTTTGCTTCCTCCTTTCATCCCACCACGGCCTGCTGGTCCTCTGCCGCCGCGACCACCACGGtcacctcttcctcctcttcctctgcttccGCCACGACCACCACGGTCGCCGAAACCTCTTCCTCGGCTACCACCTCGTCCGCCACTGTACCCACCGCGACCTCTTCCACCGCTgaatccaccaccaccacttccTGAACACAACACACCATTCAGTAAAGACTCAATGTTCTCATAAATACTTTACTATAAACTACAAATCCTATAGAACTAGCAAAGACCCAATACAGTTCTAAGCAAAAAGGAACAACCTTGACTACCAGCtcagcaaaacaaaaagagttcaGACAGAACGAGCTCAGCCTCAGAGTGTAACTCGCCATTGTTAATCTAATAAACAAACAagggagaaaagagaaagaggcgGCTAGGGTTCTTACCAGTTAGAGGAGGTCTCATATTTGCGTTAGATTCGAGAGAGACTGCTACAATCAAGGAGAGAAGCTTTTCAATGAGAGAGAGAACGCCCGAATAGAGAAGAAAGAGCTGCGCTCGCGAGTCTTTTTATACCCAAGTGTTTCAACCTAGGGTTTTTACAGGGTTTTAAAAAAGCTGCTTTATTTACGTTTCGGTCCTTATACTAATGTATTCATCTCTTTTCGGGTATTAAATATTTGGAATTAACATTTTTACCCTTtggtaatttattttgtattctttaacatgtttggtttgttaaaacttgtaattaggtccaaaaacaaaaacaaaaaaaccactaTCCAAGTATCCATTATATTCGTtgcaaatgaaaatgaaatccCAATAGCGTTGCACATATCATGCTGGAGATGTTGAGTTGATAGGGGCTTTACCCTTGGGGTGTCCCTCGACGGTAGATTCTCTAGGTTGGCATTTCACAAAATCTGGGAAGTATACGGTGAAGTCAGGATATCATGCTGAACGTATGACATCTCGTCGAATTTTTCAGGCTCCTGACTGTGGTCCAAAGATAACTCTGCTTCTTGCTAGTGTATGGCAGGTTAAATGTCCACCACATATCATCAATATCATATAGTAAGAGTTTTGGGAATTAGAGAGCATGTCTTAATTCGAGCATGGAAGGCCAAGTCACATTAATGAAACTAATTAATTGAACATGCGaggaaattatatattcttAGACCCTGAAACTTCTTTGATTAAAGGAGATTAGTTCTGTTAACTTTAGAGAGATAGTAGCTCCCGATAGTCCACACGGACCACACACAATAGAAACAACAAGAGTAGTCATCATGTGATGAGAGATCGGCAAGAATTTAATGAAGCGGAACCAGATCGAGGGATATATGTTTGCGGGAAGAGTGAGTGTCAATTCAAACTCCCTTTCTTACCTTGATCAGTAGTTTACCTATGTCCCCATCAATAAgcaaacccccaaaaaaaaaaccaacgaTAAAATTCTGATTCTACGAGTGATAAAATTTATTGGACTGCTACATATATGGGCCTTAATCTTATTTTCTGGGCCATAATATTAAGCAAGTTCTCGTGTTGGACCAAAACCAtataaatcattttcttttgtaaatgaGGTCcaataaaaacatagaaaaatcaCTAAGGGTAATAAAAGATGTATAAAAAATCTATGATCCTAAAACCCtccatttacaaaagaaacgaaTCTTACTTTAGTTTAGTCTAACGAAGTAAGAGACTTAAAGTAACTCAAAATGATCAGTGAGTTAACATGTTCACATTCAATTGAAATAAAAGTCAATACTCCAATATTAAAACACCAATTGCATCACAATCAATGAATTGAGTTATTGAGATGAGATTAGTGTATATGTAAACACGGAATGGATAAACtagaatgaacaaaaaaaaacaaatggaagAGAATGGAGAGAAGAAGTGTGCATGTGGGATGTTGGGGGAAATAGGGCCCATTtcccatcctttttctttttgagtctCTCCCTACCAATCATTCTAACTTTCCTCTActtctaaattataaattgtttatttcTATTTGTCAAATTAATGGTTATGCtttaatatataatagagaGAGGCATATTACATGTAGTAGAGTAGCTAGGTAGGTCATAGGctcaaaatgtttttattatatatgagtgAAGATTCTCATTTGATTATTCCACTTATTTGGCACTTTAGTTTCTATCATGTTCAATGTCTACTAG from the Camelina sativa cultivar DH55 chromosome 12, Cs, whole genome shotgun sequence genome contains:
- the LOC104730863 gene encoding uncharacterized protein LOC104730863 isoform X2 gives rise to the protein MRRIRKDPFAREKRKRYRPSKAARVRTCVRHGICKGWLDSLNQDWLQSVLKTPEPKLTRIYPREDKANTAKLQRTSTLASQSLRACSSTRMEKLDDDLKGSDDQDQTTPDSDQFDTQEMQSQKTGIQSSYKEKYLETKAELSKAKEQIKELRKKYKDYQTTLHSDKFDTQVGMVLRAPGSP
- the LOC104730863 gene encoding uncharacterized protein LOC104730863 isoform X1, with product MRRIRKDPFAREKRKRYRPSKAARVRTCVRHGICKGWLDSLNQDWLQSVLKTPEPKLTRIYPREDKANTAKLQRTSTLASQSLRACSSTRMEKLDDDLKGSDDQDQTTPDSDQFDTQEMQSQKTGIQSSYKEKYLETKAELSKAKEQIKELRKKYKDYQTTLHSDKFDTQEKLSSDDIATTSTSMPQSPDTRFGITYQRRKSA
- the LOC104730864 gene encoding mediator of RNA polymerase II transcription subunit 36a; translated protein: MRPPLTGSGGGGFSGGRGRGGYSGGRGGSRGRGFGDRGGRGGSRGRGGRGDRGGRGGRGPAGRGGMKGGSKVIVEPHRHAGVFIAKGKEDALVTKNLVPGEAVYNEKRISVQNEDGTKVEYRVWNPFRSKLAAAILGGVDNIWIKPGAKVLYLGAASGTTVSHVSDLVGPEGCVYAVEFSHRSGRDLVNMAKKRTNVIPIIEDARHPAKYRMLVGMVDVIFSDVAQPDQARIVALNATYFLKTGGHFVISIKANCIDSTVPAEAVFQTEVKKLQAEQFRPAEQVTLEPFERDHACVVGGYRMPKKTKAATAA